In one Thioclava sp. ES.031 genomic region, the following are encoded:
- the ctrA gene encoding response regulator transcription factor CtrA encodes MRILLVEDDPTTSRSIELMLTHANLNVYCTDLGEEGIDLAKLYDYDLILLDLNLPDMNGHEVLRQLRLAKIDTPILILTGADDTENKIKGFGFGADDYMTKPFHREELVARIHAIIRRSKGHAQSIIRTGKISVNLDAKTVEVDGKPVHLTGKEYQMLELLSLRKGTTLTKEMFLNHLYGGMDEPELKIIDVFICKLRKKLADATEGENYIETVWGRGYVLRDPDPSELERRIAMGA; translated from the coding sequence ATGCGGATTTTATTGGTGGAAGACGACCCGACGACGTCGCGCAGCATCGAATTGATGCTGACGCACGCGAATCTCAACGTCTACTGCACCGATCTGGGGGAGGAGGGAATCGATCTCGCGAAGCTCTACGATTACGATCTGATCCTTCTTGACCTCAATCTTCCCGATATGAACGGGCACGAGGTGCTGCGGCAATTGCGTCTGGCCAAGATCGACACGCCGATCCTGATTCTCACCGGCGCGGACGACACCGAGAACAAGATCAAGGGATTCGGCTTCGGCGCCGATGACTACATGACCAAACCGTTTCATCGCGAGGAGCTGGTGGCGCGCATTCACGCGATCATCCGCCGCTCCAAAGGCCATGCCCAGTCGATCATCCGCACCGGCAAGATCTCGGTCAATCTCGATGCGAAGACGGTCGAGGTCGATGGCAAGCCGGTGCATCTGACCGGCAAGGAATATCAGATGCTCGAACTGCTCAGCCTCCGGAAGGGCACGACCCTGACGAAGGAGATGTTCCTCAACCACCTCTATGGCGGCATGGATGAGCCCGAATTGAAGATCATCGACGTCTTCATCTGCAAACTACGCAAGAAGCTCGCCGATGCCACCGAGGGTGAGAATTACATCGAAACCGTCTGGGGCCGCGGCTATGTGCTGCGCGATCCCGACCCGTCCGAGTTGGAGCGGCGTATCGCGATGGGTGCCTGA
- a CDS encoding DUF1153 domain-containing protein: MYLKKVDGPRAVTLADGTILTRADLPSPKTRRWVASRKAVIVQAVAHGLIARDEVLERYALSDEELDLWIEGVERHGIQGLKVTAIQKLKQL, encoded by the coding sequence ATGTATCTCAAGAAAGTCGATGGTCCGCGCGCGGTGACCCTCGCCGACGGCACGATCCTGACGCGCGCGGATCTGCCCTCTCCGAAAACGCGACGATGGGTGGCGAGCCGGAAAGCGGTGATCGTGCAGGCGGTCGCGCATGGGTTGATCGCCCGTGACGAGGTTCTGGAGCGTTACGCGCTCTCTGACGAAGAATTGGATCTTTGGATCGAGGGCGTCGAAAGGCACGGGATTCAAGGCCTTAAAGTCACCGCGATCCAAAAGTTGAAACAACTTTAG
- the mnmA gene encoding tRNA 2-thiouridine(34) synthase MnmA, with protein sequence MPKDLPLNSLGFAKPPADTRVVVAMSGGVDSSVVAAKLAEEGYDVVGVTLQLYDHGAALAKKGACCAGQDIHDARRVAEEMGFPHYVLDYENTFREAVIDEFADAYLGGATPVPCIRCNERVKFKDLLETAKDLDADCMATGHYIQRKDGAAGPELHCAADANRDQSYFLFSTTPEQLDYLRFPLGHLPSKDATRELAAKYGLAVADKPDSQDICFVPNGNYASVIEKLRPGAADPGDIVDMEGNVLGQHRGVIHYTIGQRRGLGIGGLEDPLYVVKLDPDTRHVVVGPKEALSTRTIPVREINWLGDEPFTSRKEWHLKVKVRSTRPPREAIIRPISETEAEVELVVPEEGVSPGQACVFYAPEDSRIFGGGWIYKK encoded by the coding sequence ATGCCCAAGGATCTGCCGCTCAATTCGCTCGGTTTCGCCAAACCGCCCGCGGACACCCGCGTCGTCGTCGCCATGTCGGGCGGCGTCGATAGCTCGGTCGTGGCCGCCAAACTGGCCGAGGAAGGCTATGACGTGGTGGGCGTGACGCTGCAGCTTTACGACCATGGCGCGGCGCTGGCCAAGAAAGGCGCATGCTGCGCCGGGCAGGACATCCACGACGCGCGCCGCGTGGCCGAGGAGATGGGCTTTCCGCATTACGTGCTCGATTACGAGAACACCTTCCGCGAGGCGGTGATCGACGAATTCGCGGACGCCTATCTTGGCGGCGCGACGCCGGTGCCCTGCATCCGCTGCAACGAGCGTGTGAAGTTCAAGGACCTGCTGGAGACGGCGAAGGATCTCGATGCCGATTGCATGGCGACGGGCCATTACATCCAGCGCAAGGACGGTGCGGCCGGACCCGAGCTGCATTGCGCAGCCGATGCGAACCGCGACCAGAGCTATTTCCTGTTCTCGACCACGCCAGAGCAGCTCGATTACCTGCGTTTCCCGCTGGGCCACCTGCCCTCGAAGGATGCGACGCGGGAGCTGGCGGCGAAATACGGGCTGGCGGTGGCCGACAAGCCCGACAGTCAGGATATCTGCTTCGTGCCGAACGGGAATTACGCGAGCGTCATCGAGAAGCTGCGCCCCGGCGCAGCCGATCCCGGCGATATCGTGGATATGGAGGGCAATGTGCTCGGCCAGCATCGCGGCGTGATCCATTACACGATCGGCCAGCGGCGCGGGCTTGGCATCGGCGGGCTCGAAGATCCGCTCTATGTCGTGAAGCTCGATCCGGACACCCGCCACGTCGTCGTCGGCCCGAAAGAGGCGCTCTCCACCCGCACCATCCCGGTGCGCGAGATCAACTGGCTGGGCGACGAGCCCTTCACCTCGCGCAAGGAATGGCATCTGAAGGTCAAGGTCCGCTCGACCCGCCCGCCGCGCGAAGCGATCATCCGACCGATCTCGGAGACCGAGGCCGAGGTCGAACTGGTCGTGCCGGAGGAAGGCGTCAGCCCGGGTCAGGCCTGCGTGTTCTACGCACCCGAAGACAGCCGCATCTTCGGCGGCGGCTGGATCTACAAGAAGTAA
- a CDS encoding phasin family protein has translation MAQKKSAPGMNMAGCMPVPDMGSVSSVMAPQLKMMESMIAQNIELLEFLKTRFERDQEMVTQLAETPDPMRAMSLWGEFWQRTASDYTAEMTKLATSMTGIAERAVRSATEEGEALAKAVGKK, from the coding sequence ATGGCACAGAAGAAATCCGCACCCGGTATGAACATGGCTGGCTGTATGCCAGTGCCTGATATGGGGTCGGTAAGCTCGGTGATGGCACCGCAGCTCAAGATGATGGAATCGATGATCGCGCAGAATATCGAGTTGCTCGAGTTTCTGAAGACCCGCTTCGAGCGCGATCAGGAGATGGTCACCCAGTTGGCGGAGACGCCCGATCCGATGCGCGCGATGAGCCTCTGGGGCGAATTCTGGCAGCGCACGGCCAGCGATTACACCGCCGAGATGACGAAGCTCGCGACCTCGATGACGGGGATTGCGGAACGCGCGGTGCGCTCGGCCACCGAAGAGGGCGAAGCGCTCGCCAAGGCGGTCGGAAAAAAGTGA